In one Mucilaginibacter sp. PAMB04168 genomic region, the following are encoded:
- a CDS encoding SusC/RagA family TonB-linked outer membrane protein, whose protein sequence is MQKQLLSFILGFILLAAQAMAQQRVVTGTVLDATDGSPLPGVNVKVKGSQMATTTSAQGRYSISASSGQTLVFSFVGYKAQEVKVTTSGTVDVRLQTDATALNDVVVTANNISRDKRSLAYSVPVVKGSDVAETQRNDFFGGLQGRVPGLSINSTNGNPGASAQIVLRGFVSISGDNNALIVMDGVPINNTTLNQTRELVSGAANRDQDFSNRAIDINPNDIETYTIMKGPEATALYGSAGASGAIIITTKKGKTGAGSISYNNSFRVEQLRKFPEQQKIYNQGSVGVYDGTATVFNGPAYQPGTQLYDNFDQFFRTGFTQKHNLSFEGGTDKFTYRWSNEYSDSRGTIPSTTYKRFSSRLTGTAQIFPILKVTTSFNYVNSSNDKANKGTNGFLMSLYRFNPSWDVTNYQDANGNRLLHTGSIYGEWDNPFWDVYKNVNNDRTNRLLGNVNFELNPLKWLKFNAVLGTDVAVTNGLSVYHAQSYKGSGSATAPNGGKILTYQRLDKIYNGVFTASARQKSGDFNATYVLGTTFNDFNSSTNSQQGQNMYDPNFYSINNTLPTTQRTLNYINRYRTVGAFGQAILGYKTLLYLTLSGRVDGASKLMNPVDFKGSDPYFAYPSISTAFNFSDLSVFKNNLPWLDYGKLRVSYGLTGKEPYREYILATNYVGATTTGGGYAVSSTLGNPNLKPETSKNFETGIELQFFKNRFSLDFNYYKLRSEDQIILPRLSYGSGGILEMMNGGTVVNQGVEIQAKVAPFRQKSFSWDMTFNFTLNRGKVLSIAEELPELYESDTQILAGVRGAVLPGASTGAISGTRFDRNKYGDVLIAPTTGLPLSSDTQYYPIGDRNPKFNLGFVNQLRYKSWSLSFLWDLRYGGDVLNGTDYEAYTRGTSIKTLDRETPRIVTGVLKDGLENTANPTRNTIAVTPYYSPAYYTTNVTGEMFIERNIKTLRLRDITLNYDFSQSMLNRIRFVKSLGVFVTVTDAVMFTNYSGNDPESNLNTPGVGGIGGFGLDYGNVGKPIGVNLGLRVRL, encoded by the coding sequence ATGCAAAAACAATTACTCTCATTTATTTTGGGGTTTATCTTGCTTGCAGCCCAGGCAATGGCCCAACAAAGGGTAGTGACCGGCACGGTACTTGACGCCACCGATGGTTCCCCGCTCCCCGGAGTTAACGTAAAAGTCAAAGGTAGCCAAATGGCCACCACAACCTCGGCTCAAGGCCGTTACTCTATCAGTGCTAGCTCGGGGCAAACACTGGTGTTTTCTTTTGTGGGCTACAAAGCTCAGGAAGTCAAAGTTACTACTAGTGGAACAGTAGATGTAAGGTTACAGACCGATGCAACGGCATTAAACGATGTGGTGGTAACAGCTAACAATATATCTCGTGACAAACGAAGCCTTGCCTATTCTGTACCCGTTGTTAAAGGCTCTGATGTGGCTGAAACCCAACGTAACGATTTTTTTGGCGGTTTGCAGGGTCGGGTTCCCGGTTTATCCATTAACAGTACCAATGGTAATCCCGGTGCTTCTGCACAGATCGTGTTAAGGGGTTTTGTATCTATCAGCGGTGATAACAATGCACTGATTGTGATGGATGGTGTGCCAATTAACAACACCACGCTGAATCAAACCCGTGAGTTGGTTAGCGGCGCAGCCAACCGTGACCAGGATTTTTCCAATAGGGCCATCGATATTAACCCTAATGATATTGAAACCTATACTATTATGAAAGGCCCCGAAGCAACGGCCTTATATGGTAGTGCAGGTGCCAGCGGTGCCATAATTATTACTACCAAAAAAGGTAAAACAGGCGCTGGGTCAATCAGTTACAATAATTCATTCAGGGTAGAGCAGCTTAGGAAGTTTCCTGAGCAGCAAAAGATTTATAACCAAGGTAGTGTTGGTGTGTATGATGGTACAGCCACTGTATTTAACGGACCGGCCTATCAACCCGGAACACAACTTTATGACAATTTTGATCAATTTTTTAGAACAGGTTTTACCCAGAAACATAATCTATCTTTTGAAGGTGGGACAGATAAGTTCACGTATAGGTGGTCTAACGAGTATAGCGATAGCAGAGGAACCATCCCAAGCACTACATATAAGAGGTTTTCATCTAGATTAACCGGTACTGCTCAGATTTTTCCTATATTAAAGGTAACCACATCGTTCAATTATGTGAATTCATCAAACGATAAGGCCAACAAAGGAACAAACGGATTTTTGATGTCATTGTACAGATTTAATCCATCATGGGATGTAACTAATTATCAGGATGCAAACGGTAACAGGCTGTTGCATACCGGATCGATATATGGCGAATGGGACAACCCCTTTTGGGATGTTTACAAAAACGTAAACAATGACCGTACAAATCGTTTACTGGGCAACGTTAATTTTGAATTAAATCCTTTGAAATGGTTGAAATTTAATGCTGTTTTAGGCACCGATGTGGCTGTAACTAATGGTTTGTCAGTTTACCATGCACAATCCTACAAAGGTTCAGGATCAGCTACTGCGCCAAACGGTGGCAAAATTTTAACTTACCAAAGGTTGGATAAAATTTACAACGGTGTATTTACCGCTTCTGCACGTCAAAAATCTGGTGATTTTAACGCTACTTATGTTTTGGGAACAACATTTAATGATTTCAATTCATCTACCAATTCCCAGCAGGGGCAAAACATGTATGATCCTAATTTCTATAGTATCAACAATACCTTGCCTACTACTCAGCGCACTTTGAATTACATAAACCGTTATCGTACGGTGGGAGCGTTTGGACAGGCTATTTTGGGTTACAAAACATTATTGTATTTAACCTTGAGTGGCCGTGTTGACGGTGCGTCGAAGCTTATGAATCCGGTTGATTTTAAAGGTAGTGACCCATACTTTGCTTATCCATCAATCAGTACGGCTTTCAACTTCTCGGATCTAAGCGTTTTCAAGAATAACTTACCTTGGTTAGATTATGGTAAACTGCGGGTTTCATATGGTTTAACTGGTAAAGAACCATACAGGGAATACATACTGGCTACTAATTATGTCGGTGCAACAACAACAGGCGGTGGATATGCAGTATCTTCCACACTGGGAAATCCTAATCTGAAGCCCGAAACTTCGAAAAACTTTGAAACAGGTATTGAGTTACAGTTTTTCAAAAACCGGTTCAGTCTGGATTTTAATTATTATAAACTGCGAAGCGAGGATCAGATCATTCTACCGCGTTTGAGCTATGGTAGTGGTGGTATATTAGAAATGATGAATGGCGGTACAGTAGTAAACCAGGGTGTTGAAATACAGGCCAAAGTAGCTCCTTTCAGGCAGAAGAGTTTTAGCTGGGACATGACCTTTAACTTTACCCTGAACAGAGGCAAGGTACTTTCTATAGCCGAAGAACTTCCGGAATTATACGAATCAGATACGCAAATACTCGCAGGTGTTAGAGGTGCCGTGCTCCCCGGTGCAAGTACCGGAGCTATAAGTGGCACACGGTTTGACCGCAATAAATATGGCGATGTGTTAATCGCCCCAACCACTGGTTTACCGCTATCAAGCGATACCCAGTATTATCCCATTGGCGACCGTAACCCTAAATTTAATCTGGGCTTTGTTAACCAGTTACGCTACAAAAGCTGGAGCCTGTCATTTTTGTGGGATTTACGCTACGGCGGCGACGTGCTCAACGGTACCGATTATGAAGCTTATACCAGAGGTACGAGTATTAAAACTCTGGATAGAGAAACACCGAGAATTGTTACAGGTGTGTTAAAAGACGGATTAGAAAATACAGCTAACCCAACCCGCAACACCATAGCAGTTACGCCTTATTATTCACCAGCTTATTACACTACCAACGTAACCGGGGAGATGTTTATTGAGCGTAATATTAAAACCTTACGTCTGCGCGATATAACTCTGAACTATGATTTCTCACAATCTATGTTAAACCGTATAAGGTTTGTTAAAAGCTTAGGTGTGTTTGTAACGGTAACCGATGCCGTTATGTTTACAAACTATTCGGGCAACGATCCGGAGAGTAACCTGAATACTCCAGGTGTTGGCGGTATTGGTGGTTTTGGTTTGGATTACGGAAACGTTGGTAAGCCAATTGGTGTTAACCTTGGTTTAAGGGTAAGATTATAA
- a CDS encoding SusD/RagB family nutrient-binding outer membrane lipoprotein: MRNLYKTAIVLTAMVLGTGCKKYLDINSNPAVPQVVGAELLLPPIIYQMTNGTTQDNRVIWKITQNMGGTSTADASTIWEKHGYPSASDVGGVIWRMTYFDLGLNLESMIKDGLEKQKYEYVAIGYAIKAWAYQMTTDLHGPIILDEAFTTGQLKFHYQDQPDVYAKVREWGNLAIKYSNMKSPVSYAATLSGVSGDGIYKGDMAKWRKFVYGLFAQQYSHLINKPQFKTNYADSVVKYVDLSFANETEDATVGFTASVAADSNPMGPQMGLMTASTTYYARPTTTILNLLAGGVRGTATVDPKTSVDPRLSRYLQPSTTPATLGNYQAITPTKGSATTNVPIVLGVIPTGGTTYPGRYIFTDKARYPIMTYSQLQFAKSEANFIKGNTGDAYTAYVNGIRATFDFFNQYGRSANTPDPAISTAEINAYMSSSEVAQNAGDLRISDIMQQKYIAQWGWAGLETWCDLRKYHYDATVFRTYYQLTAGELSTNNGGKFAYRFRPRYNSEYVWNADELAKWGALNTDYMTKELWFSLSN; the protein is encoded by the coding sequence ATGAGAAACTTATATAAAACAGCAATAGTATTAACAGCCATGGTGTTGGGCACCGGTTGTAAAAAATATTTAGATATTAACAGTAACCCCGCTGTACCTCAGGTTGTAGGGGCAGAGCTTTTGTTGCCCCCAATCATTTACCAGATGACAAATGGCACCACGCAGGATAACCGGGTGATTTGGAAAATTACACAGAACATGGGCGGCACTTCTACTGCTGATGCCTCTACCATTTGGGAGAAACATGGTTATCCGTCGGCAAGTGATGTTGGCGGCGTAATATGGCGCATGACTTATTTTGATTTAGGTTTGAACCTAGAGAGCATGATAAAAGATGGTTTGGAAAAACAGAAATATGAATATGTAGCCATTGGATACGCCATTAAAGCATGGGCTTACCAAATGACAACTGATTTGCATGGGCCCATCATTTTAGATGAGGCTTTTACCACAGGGCAATTAAAGTTTCATTACCAGGACCAGCCAGATGTCTATGCAAAGGTAAGGGAGTGGGGTAATCTAGCTATTAAATATAGCAATATGAAAAGCCCTGTGAGCTATGCGGCTACATTGAGCGGTGTTTCGGGCGATGGCATATATAAAGGCGATATGGCCAAATGGCGGAAATTTGTTTATGGCTTGTTTGCACAGCAATATAGCCACTTAATCAATAAACCTCAATTTAAAACTAATTACGCGGATAGCGTTGTTAAGTATGTAGATCTGTCGTTCGCTAACGAAACGGAAGATGCCACAGTTGGGTTTACGGCTTCCGTTGCAGCCGATTCGAACCCAATGGGCCCGCAAATGGGATTAATGACGGCAAGTACAACTTATTATGCAAGGCCAACTACTACCATCCTGAACTTGCTTGCAGGCGGTGTTAGGGGTACTGCTACCGTTGATCCTAAAACATCAGTTGATCCGCGTTTATCCAGATATCTGCAGCCAAGCACAACTCCGGCCACTTTAGGTAACTATCAAGCCATTACGCCAACTAAAGGGAGCGCTACAACAAACGTCCCAATAGTTTTAGGTGTAATACCAACGGGTGGTACCACTTACCCCGGCCGGTATATTTTTACTGATAAAGCACGGTATCCAATTATGACCTATAGCCAATTACAATTTGCTAAGTCTGAAGCTAATTTTATTAAAGGCAATACTGGTGATGCATACACAGCATACGTGAACGGTATAAGAGCAACATTCGATTTCTTTAACCAGTATGGTCGTAGTGCCAACACGCCTGATCCGGCTATTTCAACTGCCGAGATAAATGCTTACATGTCTTCTAGCGAAGTGGCGCAAAATGCCGGGGATTTGAGAATATCAGACATAATGCAGCAAAAGTATATTGCGCAATGGGGCTGGGCAGGTTTAGAAACCTGGTGCGATTTGCGTAAGTATCATTATGACGCTACCGTATTCAGAACTTATTATCAGTTAACTGCAGGTGAGCTTTCCACAAATAACGGCGGTAAATTTGCGTATCGCTTTAGGCCTCGTTATAACTCTGAGTACGTTTGGAATGCAGATGAGCTGGCAAAATGGGGTGCATTAAACACGGATTATATGACTAAGGAGCTTTGGTTTAGCTTATCTAATTAA
- a CDS encoding DUF4397 domain-containing protein: MMKILSKLVIGAAGLLAIASCTKNQIDYGEVEKLTGDETLLKINNVSMYYNNRSAIFKINGKRVSGLLTARSPFPGGGYNTGGDSKPDFLSVPSGDVNLSVVLPKKKDDGTDSLVLYNTTLNLTAGKRYSVHLTDTAAATKSLLTEENFTMPDSTVVRYRFVNLMPNVAAVDVYYGVTLATPTKPSVDSLILSNVPFMQMTPEFKLKAGGLTAGGVLGSWKVRPAGAANTTATVLASYSSASTVLDRRVYTAFACGYSGKTTAAQKPYISFYLVR; this comes from the coding sequence ATGATGAAGATATTATCTAAGCTAGTTATAGGTGCGGCAGGTTTACTTGCCATAGCAAGCTGTACGAAGAATCAAATAGATTATGGTGAGGTGGAAAAGTTAACAGGCGATGAAACGCTTTTGAAAATTAACAACGTATCAATGTATTATAATAACCGTTCAGCCATTTTTAAAATAAATGGCAAGCGGGTTAGCGGATTACTTACTGCAAGGTCACCGTTTCCTGGTGGTGGTTATAATACAGGGGGCGATTCTAAACCGGATTTCTTGTCGGTACCGTCAGGAGATGTTAATCTTTCTGTTGTTCTGCCCAAAAAGAAAGACGATGGCACCGACTCTCTTGTATTATATAATACAACCCTGAATCTGACTGCCGGTAAAAGATACTCCGTACATCTTACAGATACGGCTGCCGCAACCAAGAGTTTACTAACGGAGGAAAATTTCACCATGCCTGACTCGACCGTTGTTCGTTACAGGTTCGTAAATCTGATGCCTAATGTGGCCGCGGTAGACGTATATTATGGGGTGACATTGGCCACGCCTACTAAGCCAAGCGTCGATTCATTGATATTAAGCAATGTGCCATTTATGCAAATGACACCAGAATTTAAATTAAAGGCTGGTGGACTTACGGCTGGGGGAGTTCTCGGATCTTGGAAAGTAAGGCCTGCCGGTGCTGCTAATACAACAGCAACAGTATTAGCTTCTTACTCAAGTGCAAGCACCGTGCTGGACAGACGAGTATACACTGCTTTTGCATGTGGCTATAGCGGCAAAACTACAGCGGCTCAAAAGCCTTACATATCGTTTTACCTGGTAAGGTAG
- a CDS encoding ATP-binding protein yields the protein MKSVFSINIIPDNDVERVKAVNRYCIFNTAPEPSFTRIAELAKTIFKVPIAHISFMGGDEEFIKANVGLGEMLNVDRGESMCALTVLHQKTIVVEDATEDSLFDNHPYVHGPFGLRFYAGAPLITADGYTIGTMCLVDTKPRKFSDHDKDVLEGLAAVAMEQTELRLATLQETEKQLAINDKLSASEQRLQSILDTMAEGVGIVNTDGHMVYANNIAQRILGITRHESKERGYNQSPWQHLQVDGSPLPPEDHPMAVMLRTGTSIYDHEIAVQPPNAERIYISINAAPITDPITGKITGGIGTFTDVTNRRKLLQQKEEFISIASHELKTPVTSLKASLQMLDRMKDNLTLERVNKLVSQSNKSLSKLSGLIGDLLDANRLSHGQWQIHKTRFKLEDMLTDCCQHVKNAGVFNTVLKGDISTEVFADQQQIDQVMVNLVNNAVKYAPGSKDIVIKVKKQVSAVKISVIDKGPGISPDKLPHLFERYYRADYTGMQFSGLGLGLYISKEIVEKHGGQIDVDTELGKGTTFWFTLPLQ from the coding sequence ATGAAAAGCGTTTTTAGCATCAACATTATTCCTGATAACGATGTTGAACGAGTAAAAGCGGTGAACAGATACTGCATTTTTAACACTGCGCCTGAGCCGTCATTTACGAGGATTGCCGAACTTGCAAAAACCATTTTTAAGGTACCAATTGCACATATTTCTTTCATGGGCGGTGATGAGGAGTTCATTAAAGCGAATGTTGGTCTTGGAGAAATGTTAAATGTTGATCGCGGGGAAAGCATGTGTGCATTGACTGTGCTCCATCAAAAAACTATAGTTGTTGAGGATGCTACCGAAGATTCTTTGTTCGACAATCATCCCTATGTGCATGGCCCGTTCGGCTTAAGATTTTATGCAGGTGCTCCATTAATTACTGCTGACGGTTACACCATTGGTACAATGTGCTTGGTGGATACTAAACCTCGTAAGTTTTCGGACCACGACAAAGATGTTTTAGAAGGACTTGCAGCAGTGGCCATGGAACAAACGGAGCTACGGTTGGCAACTCTTCAGGAGACGGAAAAGCAACTAGCTATTAACGATAAGCTAAGCGCTAGCGAACAACGCCTGCAAAGTATATTAGACACTATGGCCGAAGGTGTAGGTATTGTAAATACCGATGGGCATATGGTTTACGCAAATAATATAGCGCAGCGCATATTAGGTATAACAAGACACGAGTCGAAGGAGCGTGGTTACAATCAATCCCCATGGCAGCATCTACAGGTGGACGGTTCGCCGCTCCCACCCGAAGATCATCCAATGGCGGTTATGCTACGTACGGGTACATCTATTTATGATCATGAGATTGCTGTGCAACCACCAAATGCCGAGCGTATTTATATCTCCATAAACGCTGCTCCTATCACAGATCCTATAACAGGTAAAATAACCGGTGGTATTGGTACGTTTACGGATGTTACCAACAGACGCAAGCTATTGCAGCAAAAAGAAGAATTTATAAGCATTGCAAGCCATGAACTTAAAACGCCCGTAACAAGTTTGAAGGCCTCTTTACAAATGTTGGATCGCATGAAGGACAACCTTACGCTGGAAAGAGTAAATAAACTGGTTTCACAATCTAACAAAAGCCTTAGCAAATTAAGCGGCCTTATCGGAGATCTCTTAGACGCTAACCGATTAAGCCATGGTCAATGGCAGATACATAAAACTCGTTTTAAGCTGGAAGATATGTTAACAGATTGCTGTCAGCATGTTAAAAATGCCGGCGTATTTAACACCGTATTGAAAGGCGATATCAGCACTGAAGTATTTGCCGACCAGCAGCAGATTGACCAGGTAATGGTAAATTTGGTTAACAACGCCGTTAAGTATGCGCCGGGTTCAAAGGACATCGTTATCAAAGTAAAAAAGCAGGTTAGTGCGGTTAAAATATCAGTTATTGATAAAGGTCCGGGTATATCACCTGACAAGTTACCTCACCTTTTTGAGCGCTATTACCGGGCCGACTATACAGGCATGCAGTTTTCTGGCTTAGGTTTAGGCCTGTACATTAGTAAAGAAATTGTTGAAAAGCATGGCGGCCAAATAGATGTTGACACTGAATTGGGAAAAGGCACAACTTTCTGGTTCACTTTGCCCTTGCAGTAA
- the bglX gene encoding beta-glucosidase BglX: MKKATSLLLSLAFSTATLQAQTKKPVTTEQARMNTFVSQLMAKMSVDEKIGQLNLVTGGEATTGTAVSTDVESKIANGQIGGIFSLTTPARIRKAQEIAINKSRLKIPLIFGQDVIHGYKTTFPIPLALAASWDLALIERTARVAAIEASADGLNWTFSPMVDISRDARWGRVAESSGEDTYLGSQIAKVMVKGYQGDDLKKYNTIMACVKHFALYGAAEAGRDYNTTDMSLDRMYNDYLPPYKAAIDAGAGSIMASFNDINGVPATANKWLLNDLLRKQWGFKGFVVSDYTGVSELIEHGLGDLQNVSGLSLKAGTDMDMVSEGYLKTLRKSLQEGKVTIAEINNACRLILEAKYKLGLFEDPYRYCNEDRAKTEILTPANLQFARQAAAQTFVLLKNENKTLPLKKAGTIAVIGPLANTKSNMPGTWSVNADFASTPSLLEGLKAVAGNKVNILHSFGSNLTGDATLQQHSTMFGRDIPRDNRPEEEIIKDAVNTAQKADVVVAALGEGSEMSGESSSRTNIEIPDVQKRLLAALLKTGKPVVLVLFTGRPLAIKWESEQVPAILNVWFGGSQAAYAIADVLFGDANPSGKLAITFPQNVGQVPIYYSHKNTGRPLAPGGWFTKFRSNYLDVSNDPLYPFGFGLSYTTFSYSDIKLSAAGFKPGQSITASITVTNTGSTEGKEVVQLYTRDMVGTSTRPVKELKGFQKISLKPGESRQVTFTLNEDDLKFYNQDLKYVTEPGDFKVFIGPNSRDVKESQFKLLSK; the protein is encoded by the coding sequence ATGAAAAAAGCAACTTCGTTACTGTTGAGCTTAGCTTTTAGTACTGCAACTTTACAGGCACAAACTAAAAAGCCTGTAACTACCGAACAAGCAAGAATGAACACGTTTGTTAGCCAGCTGATGGCTAAAATGAGCGTTGATGAAAAGATAGGCCAGCTAAACCTGGTTACCGGAGGCGAAGCAACAACCGGCACTGCCGTAAGTACTGATGTTGAAAGTAAAATTGCTAATGGGCAGATTGGCGGCATATTTAGTCTTACCACGCCAGCGCGGATCCGTAAAGCGCAGGAAATTGCCATTAATAAGAGCCGTTTAAAAATTCCGTTAATTTTTGGGCAGGATGTAATACATGGTTATAAAACCACCTTCCCAATCCCATTGGCATTAGCCGCAAGCTGGGATTTAGCACTGATTGAACGCACGGCGCGTGTGGCAGCTATAGAGGCCAGTGCCGATGGCTTAAACTGGACCTTCTCCCCTATGGTTGATATTTCGCGTGATGCCCGCTGGGGACGTGTAGCCGAGAGCAGTGGCGAGGATACGTACCTGGGTTCGCAAATTGCCAAAGTGATGGTAAAAGGCTACCAGGGCGACGATCTGAAAAAGTACAATACCATAATGGCCTGTGTTAAACACTTTGCCTTATACGGCGCTGCCGAGGCTGGCAGGGATTATAACACAACCGACATGAGCCTCGACCGTATGTACAATGACTACCTGCCACCTTACAAAGCCGCTATTGATGCAGGCGCAGGCAGTATAATGGCATCGTTTAATGATATTAACGGCGTACCCGCAACAGCAAACAAGTGGTTGTTAAATGATCTGTTACGTAAACAGTGGGGGTTTAAAGGTTTTGTAGTATCTGACTACACCGGTGTAAGTGAGCTTATAGAACACGGCTTAGGAGATTTGCAGAACGTGTCGGGACTGTCATTGAAGGCCGGTACAGATATGGACATGGTAAGCGAGGGATACTTAAAAACACTTAGAAAATCGCTACAGGAAGGCAAGGTCACCATAGCAGAAATCAATAATGCATGCCGTTTAATTTTAGAGGCAAAGTACAAATTAGGCCTGTTTGAAGATCCTTACCGCTACTGCAACGAAGACCGCGCTAAAACAGAAATTTTAACGCCCGCCAATCTACAATTTGCGCGACAAGCTGCTGCACAAACTTTTGTGTTGTTAAAAAATGAGAACAAAACACTTCCGCTAAAAAAAGCCGGAACAATTGCTGTCATTGGTCCGCTGGCTAATACCAAATCTAACATGCCGGGTACTTGGAGTGTAAACGCCGACTTTGCAAGTACTCCCTCGCTTTTGGAAGGCTTAAAAGCAGTAGCGGGCAACAAGGTTAATATATTGCATAGCTTTGGCTCAAACCTAACCGGAGATGCCACGCTTCAGCAGCATTCTACAATGTTTGGCCGTGATATTCCGCGTGACAACCGCCCTGAAGAGGAAATTATTAAAGATGCCGTTAACACTGCACAAAAAGCCGATGTTGTGGTGGCTGCCTTAGGCGAAGGCTCGGAAATGAGCGGCGAAAGCTCGAGCCGTACCAACATTGAAATACCTGATGTACAAAAACGATTACTTGCCGCCTTACTAAAAACGGGTAAGCCAGTAGTACTGGTGCTGTTTACAGGTCGCCCGCTGGCAATTAAATGGGAAAGTGAGCAGGTGCCAGCTATCCTAAATGTTTGGTTTGGAGGCTCGCAGGCGGCCTATGCCATTGCTGATGTTTTGTTTGGTGATGCCAATCCGTCGGGCAAACTGGCCATTACATTTCCACAAAATGTAGGGCAAGTACCCATTTATTACAGCCATAAAAATACAGGTCGTCCCTTAGCTCCGGGTGGTTGGTTTACTAAGTTTCGTTCCAATTATTTGGATGTAAGCAATGATCCGCTGTATCCGTTTGGCTTCGGCTTGAGCTATACCACCTTTAGTTACAGTGATATTAAGTTAAGCGCTGCGGGCTTTAAACCGGGGCAATCTATTACCGCCAGCATAACCGTAACCAATACTGGCAGTACTGAAGGTAAAGAAGTGGTACAGCTTTACACCCGCGATATGGTGGGCACGTCTACACGTCCGGTTAAAGAACTCAAAGGCTTCCAAAAAATCAGCCTCAAACCCGGTGAAAGCAGGCAGGTAACTTTTACCCTAAATGAAGACGACCTTAAGTTTTACAACCAGGACTTGAAATACGTAACCGAACCAGGTGACTTTAAAGTTTTCATCGGCCCTAACTCTCGGGATGTAAAAGAAAGTCAGTTCAAATTACTGAGTAAATAG
- a CDS encoding GDSL-type esterase/lipase family protein, translated as MKLRIIALLIFTGLFVTAQAQQKPAFWKEVQAFKKKDSLNMPAKGGILFIGSSSFTKWTDLETVYKSYGAINRGFGGSTLIDVNNYVKDVVFPYAARQVVIYCGENDVAAGASAIETLNRFATLFTSIRNNQDNVPIIYVSMKQSPSRTKYASAVIHANALIKEYLSHYQSTQFVDVDSKMHNKDGSLRPELFLSDMLHMKPAGYDIWIKELTPYLQKK; from the coding sequence ATGAAATTGAGAATCATTGCCCTATTAATTTTTACCGGCCTCTTTGTTACAGCTCAAGCACAACAAAAACCTGCTTTTTGGAAAGAAGTGCAGGCATTTAAAAAGAAAGACAGCCTGAACATGCCGGCTAAGGGTGGTATATTGTTTATCGGCAGTTCATCATTCACTAAATGGACAGACCTCGAAACGGTTTATAAAAGCTACGGTGCCATCAACCGCGGCTTTGGTGGATCAACTTTAATTGATGTAAACAACTATGTAAAAGATGTGGTATTTCCGTACGCTGCAAGGCAGGTTGTAATTTATTGCGGCGAAAATGACGTAGCGGCCGGTGCAAGTGCCATTGAAACGCTTAACCGCTTTGCAACCCTGTTTACCAGCATCCGCAATAATCAGGATAACGTTCCCATCATCTACGTATCCATGAAACAAAGCCCATCGCGAACAAAGTATGCTTCGGCTGTAATACATGCCAATGCACTTATTAAAGAATACCTCAGCCATTACCAAAGCACACAGTTCGTGGATGTTGATTCTAAAATGCACAACAAAGACGGCAGCCTCCGACCAGAGTTATTCTTGTCCGATATGTTGCACATGAAGCCAGCAGGCTACGATATATGGATTAAAGAATTGACTCCTTATCTGCAAAAAAAATAG